One part of the Bacteroidia bacterium genome encodes these proteins:
- a CDS encoding biopolymer transporter ExbD: MADVDSGGGGGGHKKKGGGKTKKKSTKIDMTAMVDVAFLLLTFFVLTATMASNSVMELAMPPKADDEEQEEDRYKKIIEEKIMTIVLDEDDKITYYVGITEPDIEETSFDDDGARKLIMSHLYQGGNGAPLCSEVNNAPGCWDPIFVVKARPKSRYKNLVDILDEFAITKANKYAIDKFTPADSLFIETGGVVVEGEE; encoded by the coding sequence ATGGCTGATGTAGATAGTGGTGGAGGTGGCGGCGGTCACAAGAAAAAAGGTGGCGGAAAAACCAAAAAGAAATCAACCAAGATTGACATGACCGCAATGGTCGACGTGGCATTCTTGCTTCTGACTTTCTTCGTACTTACAGCTACCATGGCATCCAATAGTGTAATGGAACTTGCCATGCCTCCTAAAGCTGATGATGAAGAACAAGAAGAAGATCGCTACAAGAAGATCATTGAGGAAAAGATCATGACAATTGTGCTTGACGAGGATGATAAGATCACCTACTATGTAGGAATTACCGAGCCTGATATCGAGGAAACTTCCTTTGATGATGATGGCGCGCGTAAACTCATCATGAGCCACCTGTATCAAGGTGGAAATGGTGCTCCTTTATGTTCAGAAGTAAACAATGCTCCTGGATGTTGGGATCCTATCTTTGTGGTCAAAGCTCGTCCTAAATCTCGATATAAGAATCTTGTAGATATTCTTGATGAGTTTGCCATTACCAAAGCAAATAAATACGCCATAGACAAATTTACTCCTGCCGATAGCTTGTTTATCGAAACTGGTG
- a CDS encoding biopolymer transporter ExbD: MSKKPKRGVPAIDMTAMVDVAFLLLTFFILTTTSFREESKIEVDTPSSVSSLTPPEKGLLTISVGSEGQVFVGLTDIGTRQQMIERFEGEMRDRDPNFSLSPEGKAYFVTLQEFGVPHEDLRKWLSLDSEARSEFEHTGISPRVTDSTTMTGNDLKDWIRWGRMSDQRMRFAIKGDSKTEIPAIEDVISSLQDWDVNSFSLITALEEGPSEASIEN, translated from the coding sequence ATGTCTAAGAAACCCAAAAGAGGAGTACCCGCAATTGACATGACTGCGATGGTGGATGTGGCATTCTTGCTACTCACCTTCTTTATCCTGACTACTACAAGTTTTAGAGAAGAATCTAAAATTGAAGTGGACACTCCCTCTTCTGTTTCCAGTTTGACCCCTCCTGAAAAAGGTCTCCTGACCATTTCTGTTGGGTCCGAAGGACAGGTATTTGTCGGTCTGACTGACATTGGTACCCGTCAACAGATGATCGAGCGTTTTGAAGGTGAAATGAGGGATAGAGATCCCAATTTCTCACTCAGCCCGGAAGGTAAAGCTTACTTTGTTACCCTTCAGGAATTTGGTGTTCCACACGAAGACTTGCGCAAATGGCTGTCTCTAGACAGTGAAGCCCGTTCAGAATTTGAGCACACAGGTATCTCACCACGTGTTACAGATTCTACTACTATGACTGGAAACGACCTCAAGGACTGGATCCGTTGGGGACGTATGTCTGACCAGCGTATGCGATTTGCAATCAAAGGGGACTCAAAAACGGAGATTCCTGCTATTGAAGATGTTATTTCTTCTTTACAGGATTGGGACGTAAACTCTTTCAGCCTTATTACGGCTCTGGAAGAAGGACCCTCTGAAGCTTCTATTGAAAATTAA